The Ranitomeya imitator isolate aRanImi1 chromosome 3, aRanImi1.pri, whole genome shotgun sequence genome has a window encoding:
- the LOC138671698 gene encoding uncharacterized protein translates to MSGRAERRPDDSPRIQLRTPHRIAILGLMLLILNRHARQRQRRQRRRAQKRMWVHPLVADRTEKGHFYVLYNDLRRYPEKFISFCRLPIIAFDRLLTILAPHLTLQDTVMRKSISAEERLLITLRFLATGESYTSLHLQFRVGKSTISNIVRCTCTVIWQKLQPMVMPSPTEETWLQVAAGFQSVANFPNCIGAVDGKHVRVQQPPRSGSRFFNYKKYFSCNEELKEVHRKKF, encoded by the exons atgagtggacgtgCTGAGCGTCGGCCAGATGACAGCCCAcggatccagctccgcacgccacaccggattgcgatcctggggttgatgcttctaattctgaatcgacatgcacgtcag aggcagcggcggcagagaagacGTGCGCAGAAACGaatgtgggtgcacccgcttgtagcagaccgaactgagaaggggcacttttatgtgctgtacaatgatttgaggag aTATCCTGAAAAATTTATATCGTTTTGTCGGTTACCAATTATTGCATTTGAcagactgctcaccatcctggcaccccatttaacactgcaagacacagtgatgaggaagtccatctctgcagaggaaaggctgctcatcaccttgcg atttttggccacaggagagagctatacatccctgcacctccaatttagagttggtaaatctaccatctctaacattgtgaggtgtacatgtaccgtcatctggcagaagttgcagcccatggtgatgccttccccaaccgaggagacttggctgcaggttgcagcaggctttcagtctgttgccaatttcccaaactgcataggtgcagtcgatggtaaacatgtaagggttcagcagccaccacgatcaggatcacgcttctttaattataagaagtatttttca TGCAACGAAGAACTTAAAGAAGTACAtagaaagaagttctga